One window of Streptomyces sp. NBC_00273 genomic DNA carries:
- a CDS encoding IS5 family transposase (programmed frameshift) produces the protein MSTRPWIVDDDLWALIEPLLPPWPTRSPGPRPVADRLCLQGILYVLCNDIAWQLLPSELWFGSGQTCWRRLERWQQAGVFDQLHRILLAELNAAGRLDWSRACVDGSHIRAKGGADTGPSPVDRRKAGSKHHLICDGRGTPLKVITTAANVNDVTQTLALVDGIPPVAGRPGRPRRRPDALLGDKGYDSNPNREELRKRRILPVISRKGAPNIKGMGKLRYVVEQTFALLHQFKRLAVRWERRTELHDAFVSLACSLICWRRLNKPDS, from the exons GTGAGTACTCGGCCGTGGATCGTGGACGACGACTTGTGGGCACTGATCGAGCCGCTGCTGCCGCCCTGGCCGACGAGGTCGCCAGGGCCGCGGCCGGTGGCAGACCGGTTGTGTCTGCAGGGCATCCTGTACGTCCTCTGCAACGACATTGCCTGGCAACTCCTGCCATCTGAGCTGTGGTTCGGCTCGGGCCAGACCTGCTGGCGGCGCCTGGAGCGGTGGCAGCAGGCCGGGGTCTTCGACCAGCTGCACCGGATCCTGCTCGCCGAGCTGAACGCGGCCGGCCGGCTCGACTGGTCCAGGGCTTGCGTGGACGGCTCTCACATTCGCGCG AAAGGGGGAGCCGACACCGGTCCGTCGCCGGTCGACCGGCGGAAGGCGGGCAGCAAGCACCATCTGATCTGCGACGGACGCGGCACCCCGCTCAAGGTCATCACGACCGCGGCGAACGTCAACGACGTCACCCAGACCCTCGCCCTGGTCGACGGCATCCCGCCAGTGGCGGGCCGCCCCGGCCGTCCCCGAAGGCGCCCGGACGCTCTGCTCGGCGACAAGGGCTACGACTCCAACCCCAACCGGGAAGAGCTGCGTAAACGCCGGATCCTGCCGGTCATCTCCCGCAAGGGAGCACCGAACATCAAGGGCATGGGCAAGCTCCGCTACGTCGTGGAGCAGACCTTCGCCCTGCTCCATCAGTTCAAACGCCTCGCCGTCCGCTGGGAACGCCGCACCGAACTCCACGACGCGTTCGTCTCCCTCGCCTGCAGTCTCATCTGCTGGCGACGCCTCAACAAGCCCGACTCATGA
- a CDS encoding IS5 family transposase (programmed frameshift): MSTRPWIVDDDLWALIEPLLPPWPTRSPGPRPVADRLCLQGILYVLCNDIAWQLLPPELGFGSGQTCWRRLERWQQAGVFDQLHRILLAELNAAGRLDWSRACVDGPHPCEKGGADTGPSPVDRRKTGSKHHLICDGRGTPLKVITTAANVNDVTQTLALVDGIPPVAGRPGRPRRRPDALLGDKGYDSNANRDELRKRRILPVISRKGSPNIKGMGKLRYVVEQTFALLHQFKRLAVRWERRTELHDAFVSLACSLICWRRLNKPTS; encoded by the exons GTGAGTACTCGGCCGTGGATCGTGGACGACGACTTGTGGGCACTGATCGAGCCGCTGCTGCCGCCCTGGCCGACGAGGTCACCAGGGCCGCGGCCGGTAGCTGACCGGTTGTGTCTGCAAGGCATCCTGTACGTGCTCTGCAACGACATCGCCTGGCAACTCCTGCCGCCTGAGCTGGGATTCGGGTCCGGGCAGACCTGCTGGCGGCGCCTGGAGCGGTGGCAGCAGGCCGGGGTCTTCGACCAGCTGCATCGGATCCTGCTCGCCGAGTTGAATGCGGCCGGCCGGCTCGACTGGTCCAGGGCCTGCGTGGACGGC CCACATCCGTGCGAAAAAGGGGGAGCCGACACCGGTCCGTCGCCGGTCGACCGGCGGAAGACAGGCAGCAAACACCACCTGATCTGCGACGGACGCGGCACTCCGCTCAAAGTCATCACGACTGCGGCGAACGTCAATGACGTCACCCAGACTCTCGCCCTGGTCGACGGCATCCCACCGGTGGCGGGCCGCCCCGGCCGGCCCCGCCGACGTCCCGATGCTCTGCTCGGGGACAAGGGCTACGACTCCAACGCCAACCGTGATGAGCTGCGTAAACGCCGGATCCTGCCCGTCATCTCCCGCAAGGGATCCCCGAACATCAAGGGCATGGGCAAGCTCCGCTACGTCGTGGAACAGACCTTCGCCCTGCTCCATCAGTTCAAACGACTCGCCGTCCGGTGGGAACGGCGCACCGAGCTCCACGACGCGTTTGTCTCCCTCGCTTGCAGCCTCATCTGTTGGCGACGCCTCAACAAGCCCACCTCATGA
- a CDS encoding helix-turn-helix domain-containing protein, with the protein MKWNLRMVAAQRDIWKASELQRMLADAGLVISAGKMSHLWSGRPLTVRLADLDIICEVLDCTTADLLVPEKASVRQETTTPETEKQAVGGSPITHQRRPGRSGPPL; encoded by the coding sequence ATGAAGTGGAACCTGCGGATGGTCGCCGCCCAGCGCGACATCTGGAAGGCATCCGAGCTCCAACGGATGCTCGCGGACGCCGGATTGGTGATCTCTGCTGGCAAGATGTCCCACCTGTGGTCCGGCCGGCCGCTGACCGTACGCCTGGCCGACCTCGACATCATCTGCGAGGTACTGGACTGCACAACCGCCGACCTCCTCGTCCCGGAGAAGGCCAGCGTCCGGCAGGAGACCACGACACCGGAGACGGAGAAGCAGGCCGTCGGCGGCAGCCCGATCACACACCAGCGCCGACCGGGTCGCTCGGGACCGCCGCTATGA
- a CDS encoding tyrosine-type recombinase/integrase, protein MALAVVRDLRPELRLETSEEVAAFEQDLLAEFVLARASAGVLDDTIRGDVGPVLGLREWFGRPLWEMEAKDLDRYFGRHRRDSASGTKVRQAAAFAVFFEFLELRHKAGIHAATGFVVESPLDEMNRPRGGTSARLRIPPPEADVTTLFGGWRCDMEEARKYAPAARNYTASRLASLIGPRISELCLLRIGDVRWDLGRFGKVLLKGKGSQGRGKKERLVPLINGSRDLLEWWITGPRWEFDDKVNDPRAPLFPSERRYGDGSSRAVTDDALRTGLAEAVARHLPHQVGQLTPHVLRHFAASDLYRNGMDVVAIQEILGHEWLNTTVIYVHVEKSHVEDAWIRAGQRATTRFGGTRR, encoded by the coding sequence ATGGCACTGGCCGTCGTGCGCGACCTGCGGCCGGAGCTCCGGCTGGAGACTTCCGAGGAGGTCGCTGCCTTTGAGCAGGATCTGCTGGCTGAGTTCGTCCTCGCCCGGGCCTCCGCCGGAGTCCTCGACGACACCATCCGCGGCGACGTCGGCCCCGTTCTTGGCCTGCGGGAATGGTTCGGCCGGCCCTTGTGGGAGATGGAGGCCAAGGACCTCGACCGGTACTTCGGGCGGCACCGTCGCGACTCAGCCTCAGGCACCAAGGTCCGCCAGGCCGCGGCCTTCGCCGTGTTCTTCGAGTTCCTCGAACTACGGCACAAGGCCGGCATCCACGCGGCCACCGGCTTCGTCGTCGAGTCCCCGCTGGACGAGATGAACCGGCCGCGCGGCGGCACCTCTGCGAGGCTGCGGATCCCGCCGCCAGAAGCGGACGTCACGACGCTCTTCGGCGGTTGGCGGTGCGACATGGAAGAGGCACGCAAGTACGCTCCGGCCGCCCGGAACTACACCGCCTCGCGGCTGGCCAGCCTCATCGGGCCGAGGATCTCGGAACTGTGCCTGCTGCGGATCGGCGATGTTCGCTGGGACTTGGGGCGGTTCGGCAAGGTCCTCCTCAAGGGCAAGGGAAGCCAGGGCCGTGGCAAGAAGGAACGGCTCGTCCCGCTCATCAACGGCTCCCGTGACCTGCTCGAATGGTGGATCACTGGGCCGCGCTGGGAGTTCGACGACAAGGTCAACGACCCCCGTGCCCCGCTGTTTCCCTCGGAACGCAGATACGGCGACGGATCCAGCAGGGCCGTGACGGACGACGCTCTGCGGACCGGGCTCGCCGAGGCGGTCGCCCGGCACCTGCCGCACCAGGTCGGCCAGCTCACACCGCACGTGCTACGGCACTTCGCCGCTTCCGACCTCTACCGCAACGGCATGGACGTCGTTGCCATCCAAGAGATCCTCGGACACGAATGGCTCAACACGACCGTGATCTACGTGCACGTCGAGAAGTCCCACGTCGAAGATGCCTGGATCCGAGCGGGGCAACGGGCCACAACCCGATTCGGGGGGACACGCCGATGA
- a CDS encoding Mu transposase domain-containing protein yields MEHEGGRFRRKHLVPPPAVDSLAELNERLAAIDVAEDARHIHGRPTSIGFDFEAERERLRPLPVDDYDCGIDLTPVVARNSRITVRQCYYSVPAKFIGTKVRVKLRANELWVFDGRKVVARHPRLTRRYTYHDLLDHYLEILLVKPGAFAGASALAQARAEGGFTQVHEAFWAAAKKKAGDREGTRMLIEVLLLHRQLPAEALVAAMETCLRIGSVSTDLVAIEARKAMEGTDADDAELLADAKEETQDGPAATGGGARVISLHARRLPPDPRQGLPDMSKYDRLPTRTAACPP; encoded by the coding sequence GTGGAACACGAGGGCGGCAGGTTCCGCCGCAAGCACTTGGTCCCGCCGCCCGCGGTGGACTCGCTGGCGGAGCTGAACGAGCGTCTGGCCGCGATCGACGTCGCGGAGGACGCCCGGCACATCCATGGTCGGCCGACCTCGATCGGGTTCGACTTCGAGGCCGAGCGGGAACGGCTGCGGCCGCTGCCGGTGGACGACTACGACTGCGGGATCGACCTGACGCCGGTGGTCGCGCGCAACTCTCGGATCACGGTGCGGCAGTGCTACTACTCGGTGCCGGCGAAGTTCATCGGCACGAAGGTCCGGGTCAAGCTGCGGGCGAACGAGTTGTGGGTGTTCGACGGGCGCAAGGTCGTCGCCCGACACCCGCGCCTGACGCGCCGTTACACCTACCACGACCTGCTGGACCACTACCTGGAGATCCTGCTGGTCAAGCCCGGCGCGTTCGCCGGGGCCTCAGCACTCGCGCAGGCCCGCGCGGAGGGCGGCTTCACCCAGGTCCATGAGGCGTTCTGGGCGGCGGCGAAGAAGAAGGCCGGCGACCGCGAGGGCACCCGGATGCTGATCGAGGTGCTGCTGCTGCACCGCCAGCTGCCCGCCGAGGCGCTTGTTGCGGCGATGGAGACCTGCCTACGGATCGGGTCGGTCTCCACCGACCTGGTCGCCATCGAGGCCCGCAAGGCGATGGAGGGCACCGACGCCGACGACGCCGAGCTGCTGGCCGACGCCAAAGAGGAGACCCAGGACGGCCCGGCGGCCACGGGCGGCGGGGCCCGGGTGATCTCCCTGCACGCGCGCCGCCTGCCGCCCGACCCGCGCCAGGGGTTGCCCGACATGAGCAAGTACGACCGGCTGCCGACGCGAACCGCCGCCTGTCCTCCGTGA
- a CDS encoding ATP-binding protein, producing the protein MIARYSKIDLLCLDEFGYLNLDRKGAKLLFQIFTEREERKATAVATNSPFTEWDKTFGDARLCAAIADRITFRCTLIQTGTESYRYQATQESLFPASN; encoded by the coding sequence GTGATCGCCCGTTACAGCAAGATCGACCTGCTCTGCCTGGACGAGTTCGGCTACCTCAACCTGGACCGCAAGGGCGCCAAGCTGCTGTTCCAGATCTTCACCGAGCGCGAGGAACGCAAGGCCACCGCGGTCGCCACGAACTCGCCGTTCACCGAGTGGGACAAGACCTTCGGCGACGCCCGCCTCTGCGCGGCCATCGCCGACCGGATCACCTTCCGCTGCACGCTGATCCAGACCGGCACCGAGTCCTACCGCTACCAGGCCACCCAGGAATCTCTCTTCCCGGCCTCGAACTGA
- a CDS encoding DUF1918 domain-containing protein: MRASVGDRLLVHGRTVGQHDRSAEVVEVLGPDGTPPYRVRFEDGHETLMSPGPDTVVRHLTEDT; this comes from the coding sequence ATGCGAGCAAGTGTGGGCGACCGCCTTTTGGTTCACGGCCGCACGGTCGGTCAGCATGACCGATCCGCAGAGGTGGTTGAGGTGCTGGGCCCGGACGGAACGCCGCCCTACAGGGTGCGGTTCGAGGACGGGCACGAAACGCTCATGTCGCCTGGTCCTGACACTGTCGTCCGTCACCTGACGGAAGACACCTGA
- a CDS encoding TetR/AcrR family transcriptional regulator yields MGLREIKKQQTRTAIANAALPLFLEHGFDQVTVAEVARHAGVSTNTVFNYFPTKEDLFFDRQTEVENHLAALVRDRGPGTCPIEAVRDDLLSALRQDHPMLGLQPGAPAFWQVIQDSPALRAREREIGERIEAALATALTEHPPNVADAPGNAGYALPVLLAGAIAGTHRAALRELRRRIMSGEPPARALNAVASAALQAFNLLCSGLHAGDERTSQEPQLPQ; encoded by the coding sequence ATGGGCCTTCGAGAGATCAAGAAGCAGCAGACCCGCACGGCGATCGCCAACGCGGCCCTGCCTCTCTTCCTGGAGCACGGCTTCGACCAGGTCACGGTCGCCGAGGTGGCACGGCACGCGGGCGTGTCCACCAACACCGTGTTCAACTACTTCCCCACCAAGGAAGACCTGTTCTTCGACCGCCAGACCGAGGTCGAGAACCACCTCGCCGCCCTGGTGCGCGACCGAGGACCGGGCACCTGCCCCATCGAGGCCGTCCGCGACGACCTGCTCTCCGCGCTACGGCAGGACCACCCCATGCTCGGGCTCCAGCCCGGAGCGCCCGCGTTCTGGCAGGTCATCCAGGACAGCCCGGCCCTACGCGCCCGCGAACGCGAGATCGGCGAACGCATCGAGGCCGCTCTGGCGACCGCTCTGACCGAACATCCGCCGAACGTCGCGGACGCACCCGGCAATGCTGGCTACGCGTTGCCCGTGCTCCTCGCGGGCGCCATCGCCGGAACACACCGCGCCGCTCTGCGCGAGCTCCGACGACGCATCATGTCCGGCGAACCGCCCGCGCGCGCCCTCAATGCCGTCGCCTCGGCGGCCCTCCAGGCATTCAACCTGCTCTGCTCCGGACTTCACGCAGGTGACGAACGGACGTCGCAGGAGCCACAGCTCCCTCAGTAA
- a CDS encoding DUF2750 domain-containing protein produces MSQSGSQAAAFFREARQSGVVWFVRDDEGSPAPLSADGTRNLPYWSTMARAQRAAKIWGHGLRVESMPLDAWRDSDLPDAAQEGYMIGINWSGPRLVGWSFTPVEVLNRLAAG; encoded by the coding sequence ATGAGTCAGAGTGGTTCGCAAGCGGCAGCGTTCTTCCGAGAGGCCCGCCAGAGCGGAGTGGTCTGGTTTGTCCGGGATGACGAGGGAAGCCCGGCTCCCCTCTCCGCGGACGGCACGCGGAATCTTCCCTACTGGTCGACCATGGCCCGCGCCCAGAGGGCGGCGAAGATCTGGGGGCACGGGCTACGTGTTGAGTCCATGCCCCTCGACGCCTGGCGGGATAGCGATCTGCCCGATGCCGCCCAAGAGGGATACATGATCGGGATCAACTGGAGCGGACCGCGCCTCGTCGGCTGGAGCTTCACCCCGGTGGAAGTCCTCAACCGGCTCGCAGCGGGGTGA
- a CDS encoding IS5 family transposase (programmed frameshift): MARPKPWEVDDALWVVVEPLLPKVERRTRHAGRKRHPDRLVFQGILFVLHTGIAWEHLPQELGFGSGMTCWRRLAEWTEAGVWSRLHEVLLARLRGANALDFSRAAVDGSHIRALKGGPKTGRSPVDRGRMGSKHHLITDATGIPLAATLTGGNRNDVTQLIPLLQAVPPVRGQRGRPRRRPDVVLGDRGYDHDKYRRLVWGLGVKPLIARRGIEHGSGLGTQRWVVERAFAHLHWFRRLRIRWEIRDDIHEAFLTLGCALICWRRLRSVLSGAAG, from the exons GTGGCTCGACCAAAGCCGTGGGAAGTCGATGACGCATTGTGGGTGGTGGTTGAGCCGCTGTTGCCCAAGGTCGAGCGTCGGACCCGGCATGCGGGACGCAAGCGGCATCCGGACCGGCTGGTGTTCCAGGGCATTCTGTTCGTGCTGCATACCGGGATCGCCTGGGAACACCTGCCGCAGGAACTGGGCTTCGGCTCGGGCATGACCTGCTGGCGACGCCTGGCGGAGTGGACCGAGGCTGGCGTGTGGTCCCGGCTGCACGAGGTACTCCTCGCCAGACTCCGCGGCGCGAACGCTCTGGACTTCTCCCGTGCGGCGGTCGATGGGTCCCACATCCGTGCGTTAA AAGGGGGACCCAAGACCGGACGAAGCCCAGTGGACCGGGGCAGGATGGGCAGCAAGCACCACCTGATCACCGACGCCACCGGCATCCCGCTTGCAGCCACCCTGACCGGCGGCAACCGCAACGACGTCACCCAGCTGATCCCGCTCCTCCAGGCCGTGCCGCCCGTGCGCGGCCAGCGTGGCCGACCTCGACGCCGGCCTGACGTGGTGCTGGGCGACCGCGGCTACGACCACGACAAGTACCGCCGTCTGGTCTGGGGCCTGGGTGTCAAGCCGCTGATCGCTCGCCGTGGCATCGAGCACGGCTCCGGCCTGGGTACCCAACGTTGGGTCGTGGAGCGCGCGTTCGCTCACCTGCACTGGTTCCGCCGCCTACGGATCCGCTGGGAGATACGCGACGACATCCACGAAGCCTTCCTCACCCTCGGATGCGCGCTGATCTGTTGGCGGCGGCTGCGCTCTGTATTGAGCGGCGCCGCGGGCTAA
- a CDS encoding IS5 family transposase (programmed frameshift) — protein sequence MGKRQSRPWIVSDELWSLVEPLLPDPAPKRVEGRPRVPDRQALCGILFVLHTGIQWEYLPQELGFGSGMTCWRRLAAWNEAGVWDQLHLVLLKKLRVARKLDWSRAVIDSPCQGRSAGPKSGPSPVDRARPGSKHHLIVDGQGIPLAVSLTGGNRNDVTQLMPLLNKIPSVAGLVGRPHRRPDSVLADRGYDHDKYRRLVWALGVKPVIARRGVPHGSGLGVYRWVVERTIAWLHGFRRLRIRWERRDDIHEAFLGLATCLITHRHVQRLC from the exons GTGGGGAAACGCCAGTCACGGCCGTGGATCGTGTCGGATGAATTGTGGTCGCTCGTCGAGCCGTTGCTTCCGGATCCGGCGCCGAAGCGGGTGGAGGGCCGTCCGCGGGTGCCGGACCGGCAGGCACTCTGCGGGATCCTGTTCGTGCTGCATACCGGGATCCAGTGGGAGTACCTGCCGCAGGAGCTAGGGTTCGGTTCCGGGATGACCTGCTGGCGGCGTCTGGCCGCGTGGAACGAGGCAGGTGTGTGGGACCAACTGCACCTGGTGCTGTTGAAGAAGCTGCGGGTCGCAAGGAAGCTGGACTGGTCGCGGGCGGTGATCGACTCC CCATGTCAGGGCCGCTCGGCGGGACCCAAAAGCGGTCCCAGCCCGGTCGACCGCGCTCGGCCGGGTAGCAAGCACCACCTGATCGTTGACGGGCAGGGCATCCCGCTGGCTGTCTCGCTGACGGGCGGGAACCGCAACGACGTCACTCAGCTGATGCCGCTGCTGAACAAGATCCCGTCGGTCGCCGGCCTCGTCGGCCGGCCCCACAGACGCCCGGACAGTGTTCTGGCCGACCGCGGCTACGACCACGACAAGTACCGCCGCCTGGTCTGGGCGCTCGGCGTCAAACCCGTGATCGCCCGCCGCGGAGTCCCACACGGCTCCGGCCTCGGCGTCTACCGGTGGGTCGTGGAACGGACCATCGCCTGGCTTCACGGCTTCCGCCGGCTACGGATCCGATGGGAACGACGCGACGACATCCACGAGGCCTTCCTCGGCCTCGCCACCTGCCTCATCACCCACCGCCACGTCCAACGCCTTTGTTAG
- a CDS encoding DUF6879 family protein, protein MRWLSRRDTAGIAFPGNDFWIFDDAQVLIQHFASDGTIKAEWRELTTDPVVLGLCRSAFAAVWERAVPHANYKPT, encoded by the coding sequence ATCCGGTGGCTCTCTCGCCGCGACACCGCGGGGATCGCTTTCCCGGGCAACGACTTCTGGATCTTCGACGACGCCCAGGTTCTCATCCAGCACTTCGCAAGTGATGGGACGATCAAGGCTGAGTGGCGGGAGCTGACCACTGATCCCGTCGTCCTGGGGTTGTGCCGCAGCGCGTTCGCGGCGGTATGGGAGCGAGCCGTCCCGCACGCCAACTACAAGCCGACGTAG
- a CDS encoding Scr1 family TA system antitoxin-like transcriptional regulator: MYVEWKRVFGNGLMPVQEAALPRYERTRHFRIYEPDVVPGLLQTPAYARALMGRVIAVWGIPDDAEQAAEVLAVRKAAVLRAPAASSASSWRRPRMHAWLNDPASPASLRTLTSSSNEIVSREGGVRRLPSGLTRPRTVADGLEPSSRSCGR, from the coding sequence ATGTATGTCGAGTGGAAGCGCGTCTTCGGCAACGGCCTCATGCCGGTGCAGGAGGCCGCGCTGCCCCGGTACGAGCGCACCCGCCACTTCCGGATCTACGAACCGGACGTCGTCCCGGGCCTGCTCCAGACTCCCGCCTACGCGCGGGCACTGATGGGGCGGGTCATCGCGGTCTGGGGCATCCCCGATGACGCCGAGCAGGCCGCCGAAGTACTCGCGGTACGCAAGGCCGCTGTCCTACGCGCGCCGGCCGCCAGTTCGGCATCGTCGTGGAGGAGACCGAGGATGCATGCCTGGCTCAACGACCCGGCCTCTCCAGCGTCACTGCGAACATTGACGAGTTCAAGCAACGAAATTGTGAGCCGGGAGGGAGGTGTCAGACGGTTACCGTCAGGCCTGACTCGGCCGCGAACCGTTGCTGACGGTCTGGAGCCGTCGTCGCGTTCCTGCGGACGTTGA
- a CDS encoding trypco2 family protein, translating into MGERDSVGEGDGLDLTDAVGLLREQLAAAQREADGSDVRFRVGDVTVEFAMQLTRTGSGGGTLRFGVVGVDGKRERAESTTHRIQLTLHPRSASGGDVEIGDNDD; encoded by the coding sequence GTGGGCGAGCGTGACAGTGTGGGCGAGGGCGACGGACTCGATCTGACCGACGCGGTCGGACTGCTGCGCGAACAGCTGGCCGCCGCCCAGCGCGAGGCCGACGGATCGGACGTCCGGTTCCGGGTCGGTGACGTAACCGTCGAGTTCGCCATGCAGCTGACCCGTACGGGTTCCGGCGGCGGCACCCTGCGGTTCGGCGTCGTCGGCGTGGACGGCAAGCGGGAGCGCGCAGAGAGCACCACCCACCGCATCCAGCTCACCCTGCATCCCCGGTCCGCCTCCGGCGGCGACGTGGAGATCGGCGACAACGACGACTGA